The following proteins are encoded in a genomic region of Stutzerimonas balearica DSM 6083:
- a CDS encoding LysE family translocator has translation MIDLPLLLAFAAAAALLTVTPGVDTAIVLRTATLEGRRQAVLAAAGICLGCLAWGVAVSLGLGALLQASELAYTVVKFAGAAYLIWLGSRLLFNPRASFDSGPAERPSAASGQAFWRGLLTNLLNPKVGVFYVTFLPQFVPLGADVAGYSFFLACLHVLLSLAWFAVLIAATIPLGALLRRPALTRALDRLTGGVLVAFGVRLAASSGA, from the coding sequence ATGATCGACCTTCCGCTGTTGCTCGCCTTTGCTGCAGCCGCCGCGCTGCTGACCGTCACGCCGGGCGTGGATACGGCCATCGTGCTGCGCACCGCCACGCTGGAAGGGCGGCGCCAGGCCGTGCTGGCCGCGGCGGGCATCTGCCTGGGCTGCCTGGCCTGGGGTGTGGCGGTGTCGCTCGGGCTGGGTGCGCTGCTGCAGGCCTCGGAACTGGCCTATACGGTGGTCAAGTTCGCCGGCGCCGCCTACCTGATCTGGCTCGGCTCCAGACTGCTGTTCAACCCGCGCGCCTCGTTCGACTCAGGCCCGGCCGAGAGGCCCTCTGCAGCGAGCGGCCAGGCCTTCTGGCGCGGCTTGCTGACCAACCTGCTGAATCCGAAAGTGGGCGTGTTCTACGTCACCTTCCTGCCCCAGTTCGTCCCGCTCGGCGCCGATGTGGCGGGTTATTCGTTCTTCCTTGCGTGCCTGCACGTGCTGTTGTCCCTGGCCTGGTTCGCCGTGCTGATCGCCGCGACGATTCCGCTCGGGGCGCTGTTGCGCCGGCCTGCGCTGACCAGGGCGCTGGACCGATTGACGGGTGGGGTGCTGGTGGCGTTTGGGGTGCGGTTGGCGGCTTCGAGTGGGGCGTGA